A genomic stretch from Chryseobacterium sp. SNU WT5 includes:
- a CDS encoding chloride channel protein: protein MRKLFNFVRNSLKKSFDNIRNEKLKYNLLQAIPFWIGSFITGLFAVIYAQMFQWGENLMHAMMNWHAWLIFIVAPVAFVLSWWLVKRFAPYGKGSGIPQVMAAVELANPKEHSKISYLLSIKIIIFKVFSSIILVIGGGAVGREGPTIQIAGSVFRKVNEFLPDWWPKISKKNMIMTGAAAGLSAAFNTPLGGIVFAVEELSKTHINYFKTALFTAVIIAGLTAQTFAGSYLYLGYPKTSDISIIIIFPVILVSAISGVFASQLSRIMLMISAWKKRLTSDRSNIIFLIVSALIIATLAYFINSEILGSGKGIMQRVLFTENKNEDWYMPLFRMLGPALSFTSGGAGGIFAPALAAGASMGSVIAGWINLTPHETNVVILTGMVAFLTGITRAPFTSSIIVLEMTDRHSLIFYLMLAGMVSSLISLLVSRHSLYDELKEMYLEEIRKE from the coding sequence ATGCGCAAACTATTCAATTTTGTTCGCAATTCTCTTAAGAAATCTTTTGATAATATCCGAAACGAAAAACTGAAGTACAATCTTCTTCAGGCAATTCCATTTTGGATCGGATCTTTCATTACCGGATTATTTGCTGTGATTTATGCCCAAATGTTTCAGTGGGGAGAAAATTTAATGCACGCAATGATGAACTGGCATGCGTGGTTAATTTTTATTGTGGCTCCAGTTGCATTTGTTTTATCCTGGTGGTTGGTGAAGAGATTTGCCCCATATGGAAAAGGAAGCGGGATCCCTCAGGTAATGGCAGCGGTAGAGCTGGCCAACCCAAAGGAGCATTCCAAAATCTCCTACTTACTAAGTATCAAAATTATAATTTTTAAAGTCTTCTCTTCTATTATTTTAGTTATTGGTGGTGGCGCCGTGGGCCGTGAAGGTCCTACCATTCAAATTGCCGGATCTGTTTTCAGGAAAGTAAATGAGTTTTTGCCAGACTGGTGGCCGAAGATCTCAAAAAAAAACATGATCATGACGGGTGCTGCGGCAGGTCTTTCCGCAGCCTTCAATACACCGCTTGGAGGGATCGTATTTGCCGTAGAAGAACTTTCCAAAACACATATCAATTATTTCAAAACAGCACTTTTTACTGCAGTGATTATTGCTGGGCTAACTGCGCAAACTTTTGCCGGTTCTTATTTATATTTAGGGTATCCTAAAACAAGCGACATCAGTATTATAATTATTTTCCCAGTGATATTGGTTTCTGCAATTTCTGGAGTATTTGCGAGTCAGTTATCCAGAATTATGCTGATGATCAGTGCGTGGAAAAAAAGGCTCACCAGTGATCGTTCCAATATTATCTTCCTGATCGTTTCAGCTTTAATCATAGCTACACTGGCTTATTTCATTAATAGTGAAATTTTGGGCTCTGGGAAAGGAATTATGCAACGGGTCTTGTTCACCGAAAACAAAAATGAGGATTGGTACATGCCCTTATTCAGAATGCTGGGTCCCGCTCTGTCATTTACATCTGGTGGTGCAGGCGGTATTTTTGCGCCGGCTTTGGCAGCAGGTGCAAGTATGGGCTCCGTAATCGCAGGTTGGATTAACCTAACACCGCATGAAACTAACGTGGTGATATTAACCGGCATGGTCGCTTTCCTTACTGGGATAACCAGAGCACCATTTACCTCTTCAATTATCGTGTTGGAAATGACCGACCGACACAGCCTTATATTCTACCTAATGCTTGCTGGTATGGTATCGTCGCTGATTTCTCTATTAGTGAGCCGTCATTCATTATATGATGAGCTGAAAGAGATGTATTTAGAGGAAATCAGGAAAGAGTAA
- the xerA gene encoding site-specific tyrosine recombinase/integron integrase encodes MIWSAKLIKHRNEDRIGVEFEKDKEMIQRIKLIHGARWSQQKKLWHIPDTRENRERFQITQKQDTALSSEGRKHHDLFIRWLSSKRYSPNTIKTYSDALRSFLFYYRSKDICELTNADVLDFNNDYVLKKNLSASYQNQIISAIKLYFRTIRETKIEADKIDRPKKPKTLPNVLSKEEVKIILEAHANVKHKMMLSLIYSCGLRCSELLQLRPLDIDSKRNIVLIKQAKGKKDRITPLSPKILELLRAYYQLYKPKTYLFEGQQPGTIYSAKSLQSVLKQALEKTNIKKPVTLHWLRHSYATHLLESGTDLRYIQELLGHNSSRTTEIYTHVSTKSLQHIKSPFDDL; translated from the coding sequence ATGATTTGGTCTGCAAAATTAATTAAGCATAGAAATGAAGACCGAATTGGCGTAGAATTCGAGAAGGATAAAGAAATGATCCAACGGATAAAACTTATACATGGGGCACGATGGAGTCAGCAAAAAAAACTATGGCATATTCCGGACACACGAGAAAATAGAGAACGGTTCCAAATTACACAAAAACAAGACACCGCACTTTCATCAGAGGGTCGAAAACATCACGATTTATTCATTCGGTGGCTTTCTTCCAAAAGGTACAGTCCAAATACAATCAAAACCTATTCTGATGCATTACGATCATTTTTATTTTACTACAGATCAAAAGACATTTGTGAGCTCACCAATGCAGATGTACTTGATTTTAATAATGATTACGTTTTGAAAAAAAATTTATCCGCGTCTTACCAGAACCAAATCATTAGCGCTATAAAATTATACTTTAGAACAATACGGGAAACGAAAATAGAAGCCGATAAAATTGACCGCCCCAAAAAGCCAAAGACATTACCAAATGTTTTGAGTAAAGAAGAAGTCAAGATCATTCTCGAGGCTCATGCCAATGTGAAACATAAAATGATGCTTTCTTTGATCTACAGTTGCGGTTTGCGATGCAGTGAATTACTCCAGCTACGACCACTTGACATCGATTCTAAAAGAAATATTGTTCTGATAAAGCAAGCTAAAGGTAAAAAAGACAGAATTACGCCATTATCTCCGAAGATTCTAGAATTATTGAGGGCATATTACCAGCTTTACAAACCAAAAACGTATTTATTTGAAGGTCAACAACCGGGCACCATTTATTCTGCAAAAAGCCTTCAAAGTGTATTAAAACAGGCATTAGAGAAAACCAATATAAAAAAGCCAGTCACCTTACACTGGCTACGGCACAGTTACGCTACTCACTTATTAGAAAGTGGCACTGATTTGCGATATATTCAAGAATTATTAGGACATAATAGCAGCAGAACAACAGAAATTTATACGCACGTAAGTACAAAAAGTTTACAACACATCAAAAGTCCGTTTGATGATTTATAA